The proteins below come from a single Pedosphaera parvula Ellin514 genomic window:
- a CDS encoding bifunctional folylpolyglutamate synthase/dihydrofolate synthase, whose amino-acid sequence MNYPEAIQFLYNLQVFGTKLGLENTYRLAKLAGNPQEKLRFIHVAGTNGKGSTCAMLESIYRHAGLKVGLFTSPHLVAFGERIQINRELISEEEIIRLVEEMKALLQEFPADEHPTFFEVVTIMALSYFARQKCDVVIWETGLGGRLDATNIVTPLVSVITNIQFDHQKWLGDTLAKIAFEKAGIIKPRVPVITAVDDPEALRILFKTAQEKAAPFSLITWAQTEFHPMQGLTLPLLGEHQRLNAATAVHAVMAARSCIPVSDETIRKGLSGVKWPGRLQLVERKNGQKVLLDGAHNIGSAEALKTALNTYFATRRPTLVMGILSDKDAHPMCEIIAPLAGRILLVPVNSQRTILPRELIPVCRRANPDVEVRECRSLKEALDVAAEDPFVAVTGSLYLIGEAMELLGLSPAGCGERGLNEWSATRPASTKGSKS is encoded by the coding sequence GTGAATTATCCAGAAGCCATTCAATTTCTCTACAATCTCCAGGTATTCGGCACGAAGCTGGGGTTGGAGAATACATACCGGCTTGCGAAGTTGGCGGGTAATCCGCAGGAGAAACTTCGGTTCATCCATGTGGCCGGGACGAACGGGAAAGGGTCCACCTGCGCGATGTTGGAGAGTATTTATCGGCATGCAGGTCTGAAGGTGGGGCTGTTTACGTCCCCGCATTTGGTTGCTTTTGGAGAACGAATTCAGATCAATCGCGAACTCATCAGCGAGGAAGAAATCATCCGGTTGGTTGAGGAGATGAAAGCGTTGCTGCAGGAATTTCCTGCCGATGAGCATCCTACTTTTTTTGAGGTCGTGACCATCATGGCCTTGAGTTATTTCGCCAGACAAAAGTGTGACGTGGTTATTTGGGAGACGGGGTTGGGAGGGCGATTGGATGCGACGAATATCGTCACCCCCTTGGTAAGCGTTATCACCAACATCCAGTTTGATCACCAAAAATGGCTGGGGGATACGCTGGCCAAAATTGCCTTCGAAAAAGCCGGGATCATTAAACCGCGCGTGCCGGTGATCACAGCAGTGGATGACCCGGAAGCATTGCGAATACTTTTTAAAACCGCGCAAGAAAAGGCCGCGCCTTTTTCACTCATTACCTGGGCGCAAACGGAATTTCATCCGATGCAAGGGTTGACGCTTCCATTACTGGGCGAACATCAGCGGTTGAATGCAGCGACTGCGGTTCATGCGGTAATGGCTGCGAGGTCGTGCATTCCTGTGAGCGACGAGACCATTCGTAAAGGCCTTTCCGGGGTGAAGTGGCCTGGACGGCTGCAATTGGTTGAGCGTAAAAATGGACAAAAAGTTTTGTTGGATGGGGCGCATAATATTGGCAGTGCGGAAGCCTTGAAAACTGCATTAAACACCTATTTTGCAACCAGGAGGCCAACGTTGGTCATGGGTATATTGAGCGATAAAGATGCTCATCCCATGTGTGAAATCATAGCTCCTTTGGCGGGGCGCATTCTGCTGGTGCCCGTCAATAGCCAACGGACAATTTTACCTCGCGAGCTTATTCCGGTTTGCCGCAGAGCCAATCCAGACGTAGAGGTTCGGGAGTGTCGTTCATTGAAAGAAGCTTTGGACGTTGCGGCGGAGGATCCGTTTGTGGCCGTGACGGGATCACTTTATTTGATCGGAGAAGCAATGGAGCTTCTAGGCCTTTCCCCA